A segment of the Candidatus Cloacimonadota bacterium genome:
CTGTTATCAATGGGTCTATATTTCAAATACACAAATGGGATACTGTTTTTGAAAATCGGGACTCGAACATCTTCAACTATTTTACCGTCTAAAGAATTATTAATGATGTGCTGATAAACATATTTCTTGTCTGCTTCTTTAACCGGACAATTTATTATTTTCCCATCGTGTTTTGCATTCAAAACATTTTTCCGAACACACTTTCCCAAAAATTTAGTCGGATCGATCTGAATACTGTAACCGAATATTTCCTGAAAATATTTGTCTACCAAAGGTTTACTAATATCTTTGCAATCGTTATTTATTTTTGGAATCGAATCCTTGCATTTTTCTATCTGCTGATGTTCTTTCCAGAAAGTATTTTCATCCCAATGAATTACCAAATCCATTGTATTCCCCGGTTTCCTCACCATCTTATGACCATTTATAAAACAGATTTTATAGATTACATCTCTATAACAGGGAAATTCGGGGTAAAAGAATATTGTCTTGAAATTTTTACTTAATAAAATTCTCTTTAGAAGAACTATTAATTTTCTGATAATTTCTAAAGAATTTGTTGTTAATCCCCAACCTAAATTCATTTAATTCTTTTTATTCCTTGAACTTATAAACCTGAAAAATATTTACTTCCGTATCTTTATCGAGATAAGCATCTTTAGGAAGTCCGGCTTTATGAGCACAGAGATTTTCCAGAAATGTTTTCCTGTCCCAACCTGTTTCTGTAGCTACTTGCGGTAGGAAAACTCCACTGCGGAATCCTTTTTTGATCCAGACTCCATCGATACCCATCCTGATCTTTTCAATATCGAATATTCTTTCCGGTGGAGTTAAGATTGAAATTTCGATATTAATATCTTCCAGTTCATCTTTTGAAACCGGACCGAACCTGTAATCATTAAAAGCAGCAGAATTAGCCATCTCAGACACAGCAAGATAAAGAGGTCCTTGAGCGATCAATTGTCCGATACAACCCCGCAAATTGTCATTTTTATTCAAAGTAACAAAAACCGCTAAATTCCTGTTCATGATCCCTGCATCCGGTTTGGGTGGAACATACTTTTTCCTGTTTTCAAGATAATACTCGATGCTTGTTCTTGCTAAGTTTAAAAGGTATTTTTCTTCATCTTTGGAAAGCGTAAATTTCTCCATTTTTTCTTCTCCTTTTTTTGGAAATACAATTGAACAATATCCGACAACACGATTGGAATTAGTATCTCCCATTGCATCTCCTGAATTTGCGTATTTTAACAAAATTCCATCTCCATCCTGGAAATGTTCCATAACTTTTTGAAAAATATAAAACGAATAATATCCGCAAAGTTCGCATCTTTCGGACAGAATATTATTCTTCAAAACATCCCATTTTTTCTCTAAAATCAGATCGATCGTTCCTCTATCTATTGCACAGGCTTTTTGATAATTATGAAAATGAGACATATCCGTGCTGCTCACAACCAGGATTTTCTTTTTAGTATTTTCAATAATCTCGATCAATATATTTGCCATTTTATCCAACAACTTAAAATCTCTTGTAGATGTTAAGATCGGAACGATTTTGAAATCCTTCATTTGATATTGCAGGAAGGGAACTTGCGCTTCCAAACTGTGTTCCTGTTCGTGAATTTCATTTAAGAAAACGAATTTTTTATCCTTTTTGATCAGTATCGAGGCAAGTTCTCTATCGATCGGAACATTTCCCAGAGGTGTTTTGTAAAAATCTCCATTATAAATGGAAATCACATTTTCCAGGTAATGATGACTTGGTCCCAGCAGGATGACTGTATCAAAGTGCTTGTTTTTCAAGAGAGAATATCCATAAGCAGCAATCTGCCCGGAATAGATAAAACCGGCATGCGGAGAAACGATGCCGAATGGTTCGATATTTTCCTGCTCCTTCTCCAAATCGACTTTTTGGTAAAAATCTTCCAACATTTTGTTGAGTT
Coding sequences within it:
- the amrB gene encoding AmmeMemoRadiSam system protein B, yielding MKKIAIIIMIIFATLLISQTRKPAVSGTWYPSNKNELNKMLEDFYQKVDLEKEQENIEPFGIVSPHAGFIYSGQIAAYGYSLLKNKHFDTVILLGPSHHYLENVISIYNGDFYKTPLGNVPIDRELASILIKKDKKFVFLNEIHEQEHSLEAQVPFLQYQMKDFKIVPILTSTRDFKLLDKMANILIEIIENTKKKILVVSSTDMSHFHNYQKACAIDRGTIDLILEKKWDVLKNNILSERCELCGYYSFYIFQKVMEHFQDGDGILLKYANSGDAMGDTNSNRVVGYCSIVFPKKGEEKMEKFTLSKDEEKYLLNLARTSIEYYLENRKKYVPPKPDAGIMNRNLAVFVTLNKNDNLRGCIGQLIAQGPLYLAVSEMANSAAFNDYRFGPVSKDELEDINIEISILTPPERIFDIEKIRMGIDGVWIKKGFRSGVFLPQVATETGWDRKTFLENLCAHKAGLPKDAYLDKDTEVNIFQVYKFKE